GAAGTTGCACAATTGCAACAAGTGCAAATTCAGTTAAATAATTGTTATATTGCTAAAGAAACGCCTACAAAGTCAGAtcatttcttcacccagaaggccTGGTCAGATTCCAGGTATAGGCTTTAATGGTACGTTTTTCATATGATAAACTACGCAATGGTGCCTTCCCTTCCTAGTGTTGTGATTACAAACTTAGAGCTTGTGCTGATGGATGGCAGACTAATCTTATTGATCATGTGAAAATTGAATAAAAAGCTTGTTTTAACCAAATTTAAAAGCAGAAAGACGTAATGGAAACCGTGGTAAGAGGAGAGTACGGACGGGGCAAACGGGGTGGATCTTTGTGAGGGTGGACTCGAGGTCGCCGAGGCCGCGGGCGGTGAGGTCGAGGAATCGGTAACCCTGGTACCGCAGGCGATTGAGGTAGCGGCCCTCGTACCCGCCTTCGTGCGGCGGGTATATGGCTAGCGCCTTGTGCTTCTCCACGTCCTCCAGCCACCGCCCCAGATCCGGCAGTATCAGGTCACCCCCGATCAGATCCGCCAGCCCGCACCTCACGCCCACTGCCGCCGCCGCCCTCCTCCGCCTTTGCTGAACTCCACTCGCCGATCGAAGCGGCGTTGCCAGGTGAAAGGCGGTGGCCGATGACGCCATCCCTCTCTCCTCTCGTGCGGTTAGGTTTCTCGCAGGATAACCAAGCAGTTTCTTTTGTGGCTTGCGATTTGCGAAGTAGCGCCTTGTGGCGGGACCGCGGGAAAGGGGATAAGATGTGGGTCGGACCCGGCCCAATTCCTTGGAGGCATTGCATAGCACCGCCCATTGAGAAACCTAGGAAATCACAGGGCTAAAGTGAAAATAACCCACGTCCTATATCTGAAAAATCGCATCGATGGCGATCGCCGAGCGCAGAAAGGCAGAACCCTAGCGGCAGCGGCGGCGGCGAGGCGAGAGGGAACGGGAGAAGCGTTCCTGGAATCTCTTGGGATGGGGTTGGGTTGGAAAACCCCATGATTGAtgcttcctctcctctcctttcctcTACGGATCAATAGAGGATCGGTTGGAGATTGTCAAAATTGGTGTCTTCCAATTCCTCCCATTCCGATGGTTTCCATGAACCCCTCCCCTTCCCTGGAGAGCCTTTGATCTGCGACGAGGACGACGCCGGTGATATCTCTTTGATTTCGACTAAAAGGGGAAGTATTTGATTTTTATTGTTTCAGGATCTGTTTTCTTCTAGTAGTTTAACTTTGAAAGCTGATCTCTTCGTTTAGTTATTTGCTTTTCTCAGATCTATATGGATCTACAAAAAAACTTCTTACCATGTCCTGCGAAGGATAAAAGACGCATTTTTTTTCAGGCTTGCTTAGGAAAATTTTTAATGCGGAAAACATTT
The genomic region above belongs to Zingiber officinale cultivar Zhangliang chromosome 11A, Zo_v1.1, whole genome shotgun sequence and contains:
- the LOC122032714 gene encoding NAD(P)H-quinone oxidoreductase subunit N, chloroplastic-like, whose amino-acid sequence is MASSATAFHLATPLRSASGVQQRRRRAAAAVGVRCGLADLIGGDLILPDLGRWLEDVEKHKALAIYPPHEGGYEGRYLNRLRYQGYRFLDLTARGLGDLESTLTKIHPVCPPHLGKQPISRWYFPPEVDYRLSLMSPDDKGLVLWIIEAKVLSKAELQFLALLPTLRPKVKVIAECGNWRKFVWKPLREIAGLPAAGESSSSLQPEK